The Chryseobacterium sp. 52 genome includes a region encoding these proteins:
- a CDS encoding MbnP family protein — protein sequence MKIYKFLSLFFIAFTLFTVSSCRNNDDEEEVITDTNPGKLQVKFENGFNNLGNIVLNQTTQASANGQKHQFSTLKYVISNITLIDENGAEFKYHYNDPDKGAFIVDQAEAVAGVNYINLTEIPKNNYKKIRIGLGVSQTAYLIGQDGQGIFWQKAKTAGMAWSWAAGYIFTKLEGKYGTSSATTEFMNHCGNMGNTAANNTADLYREITLDLPTTARVTKDITPSIHILANFNQYLSGQTALTLDNTNNMAMGSNPHLVNVTNNISKMFKVDHVHND from the coding sequence ATGAAAATTTACAAATTTTTATCATTATTCTTTATTGCCTTTACTTTATTTACAGTTTCATCATGTCGTAATAATGACGATGAGGAAGAGGTGATCACAGATACAAACCCGGGGAAACTTCAGGTGAAATTCGAAAACGGTTTTAATAATTTAGGGAACATTGTCTTGAATCAGACGACACAGGCTTCTGCAAACGGGCAAAAGCATCAGTTTTCTACCCTGAAGTATGTGATCAGTAATATCACGTTAATTGATGAAAACGGTGCCGAATTCAAATACCATTATAATGATCCGGATAAAGGAGCGTTCATTGTGGATCAGGCTGAAGCGGTTGCCGGAGTCAACTATATTAATCTTACTGAGATTCCTAAAAATAATTATAAAAAAATTAGAATCGGGCTGGGAGTCAGCCAGACAGCGTATCTTATCGGTCAGGATGGCCAGGGGATATTCTGGCAAAAGGCTAAAACTGCAGGAATGGCATGGTCATGGGCAGCCGGTTATATATTTACGAAACTGGAAGGTAAATACGGAACCTCTTCTGCAACTACCGAGTTCATGAATCACTGTGGAAATATGGGGAATACAGCTGCTAATAATACCGCTGATCTTTACCGTGAAATCACTCTTGATTTACCTACAACCGCCAGGGTAACGAAGGATATTACCCCTTCTATTCATATTTTGGCAAATTTTAATCAGTATCTGAGCGGACAAACTGCATTAACATTAGATAATACCAATAATATGGCCATGGGTTCTAACCCACATTTGGTCAATGTTACGAATAATATTTCAAAAATGTTCAAAGTAGATCACGTTCACAATGATTAA
- a CDS encoding superoxide dismutase has product MKILKIAALSAVFAAQFAFAQFKQTPLPYAYNALEGSIDAQTMEIHYSKHAAAYVANLNKAIAGTPQEKQSLFQILSGVSKLTPAVRNNAGGHYNHELFWTMLTPEKNTQPSAKLTKAINETFGSMEAFKERMSKAGADRFGSGWAWLSVDKNGKLFVSSTPNQDNPLMDVVEEKGTPILGIDVWEHAYYLKYQNKRADYLTAVWNVLNWKSVSQRYEDAVSKK; this is encoded by the coding sequence ATGAAAATTTTGAAAATAGCAGCGTTAAGTGCCGTATTTGCCGCACAGTTTGCTTTTGCGCAGTTTAAGCAGACACCACTCCCGTATGCATACAATGCATTGGAAGGTTCGATTGATGCACAGACTATGGAAATCCACTATTCAAAGCATGCAGCAGCTTATGTTGCCAATTTGAATAAAGCGATTGCAGGAACGCCTCAGGAAAAACAGAGTCTGTTTCAGATTCTTTCGGGAGTTTCCAAACTGACTCCGGCAGTAAGAAATAATGCAGGAGGGCACTATAATCATGAGCTTTTCTGGACGATGCTTACTCCTGAAAAAAATACACAGCCATCAGCAAAACTAACGAAAGCAATTAATGAAACTTTCGGTAGTATGGAGGCTTTTAAAGAAAGAATGAGCAAAGCCGGGGCAGACCGTTTCGGTTCCGGATGGGCTTGGCTCTCTGTGGATAAAAACGGAAAATTATTTGTTTCTTCAACTCCAAATCAGGACAATCCTTTAATGGATGTTGTAGAAGAGAAAGGAACTCCTATTTTAGGAATTGATGTTTGGGAACATGCTTATTATCTGAAATATCAGAACAAAAGAGCAGATTACCTTACAGCAGTCTGGAATGTGCTGAACTGGAAATCAGTGAGCCAGAGATATGAGGACGCGGTAAGCAAAAAATAA
- a CDS encoding SCO family protein yields the protein MPRNNNTKTGAKKKVIIPIAIFALLFLGIGVGMGYFKKNLYTVMKVPDFELTDQNNKKITNKDMLGKVYLVEFFFSRCTTICPVMNRNMRAIEDEVNSPEFGIISISIDSENDTPAILKEHAKSVGAKSPDWHFLTGNRDYVGKIADQFNIYVGDKEDEGESLNHSGMIALVDKEGNIRCRYNKDNMPILYYSGLNYEDQEGKIPKLMGKYHPDREILIEDIKKLLK from the coding sequence ATGCCCAGAAATAATAACACGAAAACCGGTGCGAAAAAAAAGGTAATCATTCCGATTGCTATTTTTGCCCTGCTGTTTCTCGGAATAGGGGTTGGAATGGGATACTTTAAAAAGAACCTCTATACCGTAATGAAGGTTCCCGATTTTGAACTTACCGATCAGAATAATAAAAAAATTACCAATAAAGATATGCTTGGGAAAGTGTATCTGGTAGAATTTTTTTTCAGCAGATGTACTACAATCTGTCCGGTGATGAACCGTAATATGAGAGCCATCGAAGATGAGGTGAACAGTCCTGAATTCGGGATTATTTCAATCAGCATAGATTCAGAGAATGATACCCCCGCCATATTAAAAGAACATGCGAAAAGTGTGGGAGCGAAGTCTCCGGACTGGCATTTTCTTACCGGAAACAGAGATTATGTCGGAAAAATTGCGGATCAGTTCAATATTTATGTTGGAGATAAAGAAGACGAGGGCGAAAGTTTAAACCACAGCGGTATGATCGCTCTTGTCGATAAAGAAGGGAATATCCGTTGCAGATACAATAAAGACAATATGCCCATCCTGTATTATTCAGGATTGAATTATGAAGATCAGGAAGGGAAGATCCCAAAGCTTATGGGAAAGTACCATCCTGACCGGGAAATATTGATTGAGGATATTAAGAAATTATTGAAATAG
- a CDS encoding YHS domain-containing protein, with amino-acid sequence MKSKIILTALLSVSLFACAQETPKVKHKKSTASSKSTAKKVKFANSEDPICHMKTEDDMKDTVVYKDKTYGFCSSYCKDEFKKNPEKYAQK; translated from the coding sequence ATGAAATCAAAAATTATTTTAACGGCATTATTGTCTGTTTCATTATTCGCCTGCGCTCAGGAAACGCCTAAAGTAAAGCATAAAAAGAGTACTGCATCTTCAAAATCAACAGCAAAAAAAGTGAAATTTGCGAATTCGGAAGACCCGATCTGTCATATGAAAACAGAAGATGACATGAAAGATACAGTAGTATATAAAGATAAAACGTACGGTTTTTGCAGTAGCTACTGTAAGGATGAATTTAAAAAAAATCCAGAGAAGTATGCCCAGAAATAA
- a CDS encoding heavy metal translocating P-type ATPase — MEECCSTKPKQKEQHKHDHSEGDGHDHSHDTGDKTAFQMFLPAIVSLVLLLIGIALDNYIKTEWFTGWVRLVWYLAAYIPVGLPVLKEAYESIIKGDVFSEFFLMGIATVGAFVIGQYPEGVAVMLFYSVGEVFQGMAVSRAKGNIKALLDQRPDEVTIMEGSQPKTIKAKEAKIGDIIQLKPGEKLALDGELITESASFNTAALTGESKPDTKTKGEVVLAGMINMNSIALVKVNTAYEDSKLSKILEMVQNATAQKAPTELFIRKFAKVYTPIVVFLAIGICLLPYFFVSDYQFRDWLYRALIFLVISCPCALVISIPLGYFGGIGAASRNGILFKGSNFLDSIAEIQNVVMDKTGTMTEGVFKVQEVSIKSEFNKEEILKLVNVLESKSTHPVATAIHNYAGQIDHSIPLENVEEIAGHGLKASVNGKELLVGNFKLMDKFNISYDINHANIVYTLIAIAYDNKFAGYITIADSIKSDAKETVDNLHRMGVKATMLSGDKSTVVKYVADQLGIDSAFGDLLPEDKVNKVKEIKAKNQTVAFVGDGVNDAPVVALSDVGIAMGGLGSDATIETADVVIQDDKPSKIPMAINIGKQTKKIVWQNIILAFAVKAVVLVLGAGGLATMWEAVFADVGVALLAILNAVRIQRMKFN; from the coding sequence ATGGAAGAATGTTGCAGTACAAAACCAAAACAAAAAGAACAGCATAAACATGATCATTCAGAAGGAGACGGACACGACCACTCTCATGATACAGGAGATAAAACAGCTTTCCAGATGTTCCTTCCTGCCATTGTATCTCTTGTGCTTTTATTGATAGGAATAGCATTAGATAATTATATAAAAACAGAATGGTTTACAGGTTGGGTACGTTTAGTATGGTATCTGGCCGCCTATATTCCCGTAGGCCTTCCGGTTTTAAAGGAAGCGTATGAAAGTATCATTAAAGGAGATGTGTTTTCTGAGTTTTTCCTGATGGGAATAGCCACCGTAGGAGCCTTTGTAATCGGGCAGTATCCGGAAGGTGTTGCCGTAATGCTTTTCTATTCGGTAGGTGAAGTATTTCAGGGAATGGCTGTTTCAAGAGCGAAAGGAAATATCAAAGCTCTACTTGACCAACGGCCCGATGAGGTAACAATCATGGAAGGAAGCCAGCCTAAAACAATAAAAGCAAAAGAAGCAAAAATAGGAGATATCATCCAGCTAAAACCCGGTGAAAAACTAGCTCTTGATGGTGAACTGATTACAGAATCAGCTTCATTCAACACAGCAGCACTGACGGGAGAAAGTAAACCTGACACTAAAACAAAAGGTGAAGTGGTATTGGCAGGGATGATTAATATGAACAGCATTGCTCTCGTAAAGGTCAATACCGCTTACGAAGACAGTAAACTGAGCAAAATACTGGAAATGGTACAGAATGCTACCGCGCAGAAAGCCCCGACTGAATTATTCATCAGGAAATTCGCAAAAGTATATACGCCAATCGTTGTTTTTCTTGCCATAGGAATTTGTCTTCTCCCGTATTTTTTCGTCAGTGACTATCAGTTCAGAGACTGGCTGTACAGAGCATTGATATTCCTGGTGATTTCATGTCCGTGTGCCCTGGTGATCTCCATTCCGTTAGGATATTTCGGAGGAATTGGAGCGGCAAGCCGAAATGGGATCTTATTCAAAGGAAGTAATTTCTTAGACAGTATCGCAGAAATACAGAATGTGGTCATGGATAAAACCGGAACCATGACAGAAGGGGTATTCAAAGTACAGGAAGTAAGCATCAAATCTGAATTCAATAAAGAAGAAATCCTGAAGCTCGTCAATGTACTGGAAAGCAAAAGTACACACCCTGTAGCCACGGCAATCCACAATTATGCAGGCCAGATCGATCATTCTATTCCATTGGAAAATGTAGAAGAAATTGCAGGACATGGTTTAAAAGCTTCCGTCAATGGAAAAGAGCTTCTGGTGGGTAATTTTAAACTGATGGATAAGTTTAATATCAGCTATGACATCAACCACGCCAATATTGTATATACCCTTATTGCTATAGCGTATGATAACAAGTTTGCGGGCTATATCACCATTGCAGACAGTATAAAAAGTGATGCTAAAGAAACGGTGGACAATCTGCACCGAATGGGAGTGAAAGCAACCATGCTGAGCGGAGATAAAAGCACCGTGGTAAAATATGTGGCAGATCAGCTTGGCATAGACAGTGCATTTGGAGATTTATTGCCGGAAGACAAAGTCAATAAAGTAAAAGAAATCAAAGCCAAAAACCAGACCGTAGCCTTTGTGGGGGATGGGGTGAATGATGCTCCGGTAGTCGCTCTCAGTGATGTAGGAATTGCGATGGGCGGACTGGGTAGCGATGCCACGATTGAAACTGCAGATGTCGTTATTCAGGATGATAAGCCAAGCAAGATTCCAATGGCCATCAATATAGGAAAGCAGACCAAGAAAATCGTATGGCAGAATATTATTTTAGCTTTTGCGGTAAAAGCTGTGGTTCTGGTTCTTGGAGCCGGAGGTTTGGCCACCATGTGGGAAGCCGTATTCGCTGATGTAGGAGTCGCGTTATTAGCCATCTTAAATGCAGTAAGAATTCAAAGAATGAAATTTAATTAG
- a CDS encoding Fur family transcriptional regulator, whose translation MKKDIENKLIDKNTKPTSMRILVYDFLSTQEAALSLSEVESYFDNADRTTIYRTLKTFEEKGIVHSIQENTTTKYKLCDDGCDEKTHKDWHLHFYCKICKQTTCREDISFPENVQTNFRIDEIRLFAKGICENCLESLQ comes from the coding sequence ATGAAAAAAGATATAGAAAATAAACTCATCGATAAAAATACCAAGCCTACCAGTATGAGGATTTTGGTATATGATTTTTTAAGCACACAGGAAGCTGCGTTATCACTTTCAGAAGTTGAAAGTTACTTTGATAATGCAGACAGAACTACGATTTACCGAACCTTAAAAACCTTTGAGGAAAAAGGAATTGTTCACAGCATACAGGAAAATACAACCACAAAATATAAATTATGTGATGATGGTTGTGATGAAAAGACCCATAAAGACTGGCACCTTCATTTTTACTGCAAAATATGCAAGCAGACCACATGCAGAGAAGATATCTCCTTTCCGGAAAATGTACAGACCAATTTCAGGATTGATGAAATAAGGCTTTTTGCTAAAGGAATCTGTGAAAACTGTCTGGAAAGTTTGCAATAG
- a CDS encoding cation diffusion facilitator family transporter, with the protein MEETKIQTGSPASRHKKNLLFVLFLSGTYMIAEVIGGVFTQSLALMADAAHMLTDVVGLLLAFIAIKIGERKADVSKTFGYYRTEILAAVINAVVLLGISLYVLYEAYQRFQNPPEVQSKIMLIVAGIGLVVNIIGMMILRKDSEGSLNMKGAYFEVLSDMLTSIGVMIAGVIILTTGWYYADPIISAAIGLLIFPRTWRLLKEAVNVLLEGTPKDVDIHQLRKSLEEVQGVKNVHDLHVWSLTSSVNAMSAHIVRDRETAQNPLLKTLTEVTTGNFKISHTTFQIEEEGYEEQEVHL; encoded by the coding sequence ATGGAAGAAACAAAAATACAAACAGGTTCACCGGCAAGCAGACACAAAAAGAATCTCCTTTTTGTCCTGTTCTTAAGTGGAACCTATATGATTGCTGAGGTGATTGGTGGTGTCTTTACCCAAAGCTTAGCGCTGATGGCAGATGCAGCCCATATGCTCACTGATGTTGTAGGATTGCTCTTGGCATTTATCGCCATCAAAATAGGAGAAAGAAAGGCAGATGTTTCTAAAACATTCGGGTATTACCGGACCGAAATATTAGCTGCAGTCATTAATGCTGTGGTATTGCTCGGGATTTCTCTTTACGTTTTGTATGAAGCTTATCAGCGGTTTCAGAATCCTCCGGAAGTTCAGAGTAAAATAATGCTTATTGTAGCAGGAATAGGACTTGTCGTTAATATTATTGGGATGATGATCCTGAGAAAAGATTCGGAAGGAAGCCTGAATATGAAAGGGGCTTACTTTGAAGTTCTTTCAGATATGCTTACCTCTATTGGCGTGATGATCGCCGGGGTTATTATTCTGACAACAGGTTGGTATTATGCGGATCCAATTATTTCTGCAGCTATCGGCCTGTTGATTTTTCCAAGAACATGGCGTTTACTGAAAGAAGCTGTCAATGTATTGCTGGAAGGAACTCCCAAAGATGTAGATATTCATCAGCTGCGCAAATCATTGGAAGAAGTTCAGGGAGTGAAAAACGTTCATGACCTTCATGTCTGGTCACTTACTTCAAGCGTCAATGCCATGAGTGCACACATTGTCAGAGATCGTGAAACCGCTCAGAATCCTTTGCTGAAAACATTAACCGAAGTAACAACCGGAAACTTTAAAATCAGTCATACCACCTTTCAGATAGAAGAGGAAGGCTATGAAGAACAGGAAGTACACCTTTAA
- a CDS encoding bestrophin family protein codes for MLLNKKISIWYFIREIKAQIVYMGIFALSIGLLDLLPGFRRISLPLNIPALLGTAVSLLLAFRTSQSYERWWEARTVWGAIVNDSRTLMRLIIQFFPAGEDKIIKEFAERQMIWTYALGESLRRQPFSDRVQKYLDEHQIKAVNIPNALLDAHSQQLKETASSKGLTDFQQMQLNDIITRLCDSMGKCERLKNTVFPRSYSILLHTMIYVFAAILPFGLDDGQLAVEIIITFLIPVMFLAIEKTSIIMQDPFENGPVDTPVTSLAQTIEMNIKQMTGDQNVPAKKENSLYYEM; via the coding sequence ATGTTGTTAAACAAGAAAATATCCATCTGGTATTTCATCCGTGAAATAAAAGCTCAGATAGTGTATATGGGAATATTTGCCTTGTCTATAGGGCTGTTAGATCTCCTTCCGGGATTCCGCAGAATCTCTCTCCCTCTGAATATCCCGGCGCTGCTGGGAACAGCAGTTTCACTACTGCTGGCTTTCCGTACTTCCCAGTCTTACGAAAGATGGTGGGAAGCGAGAACCGTCTGGGGAGCAATAGTTAATGATTCAAGGACACTGATGAGGTTGATCATACAGTTCTTTCCTGCAGGAGAAGACAAGATCATTAAAGAGTTTGCAGAAAGGCAGATGATCTGGACCTATGCGCTTGGCGAATCTCTCAGAAGACAGCCTTTTTCCGATAGAGTTCAGAAATACCTGGATGAACATCAGATTAAAGCAGTAAATATTCCCAATGCTCTTTTAGATGCCCATTCTCAGCAGCTTAAAGAAACAGCTTCTTCAAAAGGATTAACAGATTTTCAGCAAATGCAGCTGAATGATATAATCACCAGACTTTGCGACAGTATGGGGAAATGTGAAAGACTCAAGAATACTGTTTTTCCAAGATCTTACAGTATTCTGCTTCATACCATGATTTATGTTTTCGCGGCCATACTTCCTTTTGGATTGGATGATGGTCAGCTGGCTGTTGAAATCATCATTACCTTTCTGATTCCGGTCATGTTTCTTGCCATAGAAAAAACATCAATTATCATGCAGGATCCATTTGAAAACGGCCCTGTTGATACACCTGTGACATCATTGGCACAGACTATAGAAATGAATATAAAACAGATGACAGGAGATCAGAATGTCCCTGCGAAAAAAGAGAATTCTTTGTATTACGAAATGTGA
- a CDS encoding efflux RND transporter periplasmic adaptor subunit, with protein MKIKHNIIFLTVTALLIISCGKKETPAEKPEVKTEKAEAGHEEGPQTIASLTEEQMKSVGISLGTVEMKELTSTIKANGLLRVPNNNKATVTSLYGGVIKTLNVQVGSLVKKGQVIATIANPEFIQLQEEYLNANSRITYAEQEYRRQRELFDNDAGAKKNLQSADAELKTLRTRRASLLRQLQMMGISPGKVNNSNMRSGLVITAPISGTVSSISAQIGSYVDVSSPVAEIIDNNSIHLDLQVFEKDLPRMKIGQIVHFKLTNNPETEYDAMVYSVGSSFENESKTVSVHGTVTGNKAGLIDGMNITGIVSLDKNTTPAVPTEAIVEADGKYYVFIRTDKKAEEHEEEASGDGEKNKAAAGESPKHQEKMVNFEKVEVVKGTSDMGYTAITPVSAIPADARIVVKGAFFVNAKLSNSGGHEH; from the coding sequence ATGAAAATAAAGCACAATATCATATTTCTGACAGTCACGGCCCTTTTAATTATAAGCTGCGGAAAAAAAGAAACACCGGCAGAAAAGCCCGAAGTGAAAACTGAAAAAGCCGAAGCCGGTCATGAGGAAGGGCCACAGACTATTGCTTCTTTAACCGAAGAACAAATGAAATCAGTAGGGATTTCTTTGGGCACTGTGGAAATGAAAGAACTGACATCTACGATTAAAGCAAACGGGCTTCTTCGTGTGCCGAACAACAATAAAGCAACAGTCACTTCTCTGTACGGCGGAGTCATCAAAACGCTGAACGTACAGGTAGGAAGCCTCGTGAAGAAAGGGCAGGTGATTGCAACCATTGCCAATCCTGAATTTATACAGCTCCAGGAAGAATATCTGAATGCGAACAGCAGAATTACTTATGCCGAGCAGGAATACAGAAGACAGAGAGAACTTTTTGACAATGATGCCGGCGCAAAGAAGAATCTTCAGAGCGCAGATGCAGAGCTGAAAACATTAAGAACCCGCAGAGCTTCGCTTTTAAGACAGCTTCAGATGATGGGAATAAGCCCTGGAAAAGTAAACAATAGCAATATGAGATCCGGACTGGTCATTACAGCACCAATCAGCGGAACGGTGAGCAGTATTTCAGCACAGATCGGAAGTTATGTAGATGTTTCGTCACCTGTAGCAGAGATCATTGATAACAATTCTATCCATCTTGACCTTCAGGTTTTTGAAAAAGACCTTCCCAGGATGAAAATCGGGCAGATCGTTCATTTCAAGCTGACCAATAATCCTGAAACTGAGTACGATGCAATGGTGTACAGCGTAGGTTCTTCTTTTGAGAACGAAAGCAAAACCGTTTCAGTGCACGGTACCGTAACAGGAAATAAAGCTGGCCTGATCGACGGAATGAATATTACCGGAATTGTAAGCCTCGATAAAAATACAACACCTGCTGTTCCTACAGAAGCGATCGTAGAAGCAGACGGAAAGTATTATGTTTTCATCCGGACAGATAAAAAAGCGGAGGAACATGAAGAAGAAGCTTCAGGAGATGGTGAAAAAAATAAAGCCGCCGCCGGAGAAAGTCCTAAACATCAGGAAAAAATGGTCAATTTTGAAAAGGTAGAAGTTGTGAAAGGTACTTCAGATATGGGGTATACAGCGATCACACCTGTGAGCGCAATCCCTGCTGATGCCAGAATAGTCGTGAAAGGAGCCTTTTTTGTTAATGCAAAACTTTCCAATTCCGGAGGGCATGAGCATTAA